The Acidobacteriaceae bacterium nucleotide sequence TGTAGAGCCGTTCTCGATCACCACTGCGGAGCCCACGCCTGTTCAGAAGTCTTCTGCATTGTGTTTACGTGTACTCCGTCCTGCTGAACGGACAAGGGTTGATATTCAGCGCGGACTTCCGCAACAAGTTCACTTCCGTTCACGTTGCTACTTGATTCAGGAAGCCTACGGGCCTTGGCTGAGCGGCGGCGATTGGTGGAACGAAGCGATCTGGGGGAACGAGCAATGGGATGTCGTCGGCAAGGCCAGCGACAACGCGATGCTTGTGTGCAGGCTGGCACGGGACTTCATCGCAAACGATTGGCGAGTGGCGGGTCTCTATGACTAATCGCTACGTCGAACTCCACGCAAACAGTGCCTTCTCGTTTCTGGAAGGCGGTTCTCAACCCGAAGCCCTGGCGGAGCGGGCGTTCGCCTTAGAGATGCCGGCGATGGCGCTTATGGATCGCAACGGATTCTATGGGTCTGCGCGCTTTCACAAGATCGCTGAAGAAAACGGCATCAAGGCGCACGTCGGCGCTGAAGTCTCCGTCTCAGCTCTGGGCAACCGGTTAGCGCCTCCCATTTGGACGCCACATCAACACCTCGCCGAACCCTCGCGCCTTGCTCTGCTGTGCGAGACCAGAGAGGGATACCAGAACCTTTGCCAACTCATCACGCGCTTCAAGATGCGTGAGAGCACCAAGCAGGAAGGCTCGGCAAAGCTGGCTGATGTGGAGGAGTACAGCAAAGGTCTTGTCTGTTTGACCGGAGGCGATGAAGGGCCGCTGGCTGCGGCGCTCATGACCGGAGGCGAAGCTGCTGGCCGCGAAGCGGTGGAGAGGCTGGTTCGTATCTTCGGACGAAGCAACGTCTATGTCGAAGTACAGCGACATCGCGAACGAACGCAGGAGTGGAGAAACCAAGCTGCGTTGCGGATCGCTGAATCGCTCCGTTTGCCCGTGCTGGCAACGAACGGCGTCCGCTATGCCACCAAGTATGACCGCGAGATCGCGGACCTCTTCACTGCCATACGGCACCATACGCCTCTCGACCATGCCGGGCGATTGTTGGCAATCAACAATCAAAGGCACCTTCGACCCGCAGAGCGAATGGTCTCGCTCTTCCGAGACATTCCGGGCGCCGTCGAGAACACGGTCGAACTCTCGTCGCGCTTGGACTTCCAACTCTCAAAGCTTGGCTACGAGTTCCCGCGTTATCCGGTTCCGGATGGCGAGTCTATGGATAGCTTTCTTGCGAAACGCGTGGCTGAGGGCGTAGCCCGGCGCTACGGTCCAAAGCGCGATGCCGGTCTTCTCGAACGCGCGAAGAAGCAAGTGGCACACGAACTGGCGCTGATCGAAAAGCTTGGTTTCGCCGGTTACTTCCTTATTGTTTGGGACATCGTTGAATACTGCAAGAAACACGGAATCTTGATTCAAGGCAGAGGCAGTGCCGCGAACTCGGCGGTCTGCTACGCGCTGGAGATTACCGCTATTGATCCGGTCGGCATGGAATTGCTCTTTGAGCGTTTCCTCTCTGAAAGCCGTGGCGAGTGGCCCGACATCGACCTCGATCTCCCTTCGGAAGAGAGGCGTGAGCAAGCAATCCAGTATGTCTACGAGCGTTACGGTCGGCTCGGCGCGGCTATGACTGCAAACGTCATCACGTATCGCGGCAAGTCCGCAGCACGCGAAGTCGGCAAGTCACTGGGCTTCGACCCCGAGTCCTTGCAACGCCTGTCCGGGCTGGTGGCGAACTACGAATGGAAAGGCCCGAATGACACGATGGCGCGTTCGTTCCAGAACGCGGGCTTTGACGTGGAGCATCCGCGTATAGCAAAGTACCTCGAACTCTGTATGCGGGTGCAAGACTTTCCGCGTCATCTTGGCCAGCACTCGGGCGGCATGGTGATCTGCCAAGGCCAGCTTGATAAGGTCGTCCCGCTCGAAAGGGCTTCCATGCCTGGAAGAACTGTCGTGCAGTGGGACAAGGAAGACTGCGCCAACCTAGGAATCATCAAGGTTGATTTGCTCGGTCTCGGCATGATGGCCGTATTGAAGGATTGCCTGTCACTCGTGCCCGAGCATCACGGCGAACAACTCGATCTCGCACAACTGCCGGAAGACGAGGAAGTCTATCGAACTCTACAGCGTGCCGACACGATTGGGATGTTCCAAGTGGAGAGCCGGGCGCAGATGTCGTCGCTGCCTCGCAACCGGCCTGAGAAGTTCTACGATCTGGTCGTACAGGTCGCCATCATTCGTCCCGGCCCTATCGTCGGCAAGATGATGCATCCTTACATGCGGCGCAGGCAGAGGCAGGAGGAAGTGACGTACCCGCACCCCTCTCTTGAATCGACGCTCAAGCGAACACTCGGCGTGCCCCTCTTCCAGGAGCAGCTCTTGCGTATGGCAATGGTCGTCGCCAATTTCACCGGTTCGGAAGCTGAAGAGCTTCGTCGAGCCGTTGGGATGCGCCGCTCGTGGGAGCGGATGAAGAACCTTGAAGGTCGTCTGCGGGATGGCATGACTGCTAATGGACTTGATATTGAGACGCAAGAGACCATCATTCAGAACATCAGCTCGTTTGCCCTCTACGGCTTTCCAGAGAGCCATGCTGCCAGTTTCGCGCTCATCGCGTACGCATCGGCGTATATCAAAGTGAAATACCTCGCGGCCTTCACCTGCGCGATGATGAACAACCAGCCGATGGGTTTCTACAGTCCCTCCGTCATCATTGAAGATGCACGGCGGCATGGCTTACGGGTAAAGCCGATTGACATCCAGGTATCGGACTGGCCCTGCACTATCGAGCACGAGGACGACCGTTCCCTGTCTCTGCGGCTGGGGCTTGGGTATGTGCGAGGACTGCGGAGCCAATGTGCAGAGGCAACCGTTAGGGCACGTTCGAGCGGACTCTTCCGATCTGTGGATGATCTGGTGCTTCGCGTTCCTCGGCTCAATCGAAAAGAACTCTCACTCCTTGCTAACGTAGGAGCCTTGAACAGCCTCGATGGTGTCGAGCATAGACGCGATGCTCTCTGGCAGATAGAACGGGCTGGCAAGCCGGAAGGCCCGCTGCTCATGCAGCAAAGCGAACTGCTGCGGGAAGACTCCCCAGAGATACCGCTGCAGCCGATGAGTGCCGAAGAGCGACTTGTTGCAGATTATGCAGTGAGTAGCGTCACAACCGGCCCGCATCCGATGTCCTTCCGACGCGAGGAGTTGAGACGACGCGGATATTTGCGGGCTGCCGACCTTGCCCAGCGGCCTCACGGCTCATATGTCAGAACCGCAGGGCTCGCGATCGTTAAGCAACGTCCTGGTACTGCTTCCGGTGTTGTGTTTCTCTCCGTTGCGGACGAGACGGGAGTCTTCAACGTCTTCGTGGCCCCGGACTTTTTTGAAAGGAATCGACGGCTCATCACGACTGCGAAGTTCTTGGCGGTAGAAGGACCGTTGCAAAAAGAAGGCCCGATCATTCATGTGATGGCGAAGTCACTCAAGGAACTTTCGGCAGAGAGCCAGGCTGGCCGCTTACAGGTGACATCGCATGACTTCCACTAACAAAGGCTCAAAGGTCGGCGGTCACCGAGACGAGGTCGATCAGCAGAAACTTGGACCAGCGATGGTTGTCGCTGCTGGTCTCATTCTTGGAATGCGGACGATCCGCTGGGAGGCAACGCACAGCGATGGTCTTTCAAGCACTGAATGGGAGAAGGAAGTCGAGCACAGTGTACGGGTGGCCAAGCGCGTTCTGACTTTCTTAACGACTCGGTATCCCGACCTCTTTCAGACAAAGAAAGTGCCTTGGTACGTGGCGAATGACGACGATTCGCCACGCTAAACCTCCGACGGAAATCAGATATCGAAGAGGAACGACATAGGATTCTTCACACAGGTTCAGTGGTGCGATAATCATCGGATTATAAAATCACAGCCCAGTCGTTGAGCGGGAACAAGGGTGTCGCGTGTACATCGGCAAGATTGCTATACGAAATTTTCGGTTGTTGGCGAAGGTCGAGCTTGGGCTCGAAGAACAGACCACTGTTGTCGTTGGACGTAACAACAGCGGGAAAACTTCGATGTCAGAAGTACTACGTCGTTTTCTCGACAAGGACAAATCCATCTTTCAGCTTGAGGATTTCTCTAGCGCCTGTTACGACTGCTTTTGCGAAGCCTATGACAAACACAAGGCGGGTGAGGCAGACGAAGATGTCAGGAAAATCATCCCCCATATCGAACTTCGCCTGACATTCAAGTACGACCTCGATAAGCCCTATAACCTTCTCAGCGATTTCATCATTGACGTGAACGAGACTGCGGACACTGCCGTAGCGGTTGTTCGGTACGAGCTCAAAGGCGGGTCGATCACTCCCTTTTTTGCCGATCTTCCCGACGCGCCGCTCACCGAAGAGAACCGAGGGGCTTACTTCCGTGATCTTCGGACGCGGCTTCCGCAATTTTATGAGTTCAAGGTATTCGCGGAAGACCCGTCAGATCCCGAGAATACTCGATCCATGAGTCTGAGCACGTTGCAAGGACTCATCCACACAGGGTTTATCAACGCTCAACGCGGTTTGGACGGGGCGACTTCGAAAGACACCGAGGTTCTTGGAAGGATCCTGGAAGGTCTATTCACAAACGCTTCCTCGCCCAATGCCAACACGACTGAGCGCGTGATTGCAGAAGCTCTCAAAGAGGCCGTTGCCGAGATACAGGACAAGCTAGATACCAACTTTGCAGGTGAGTTGAAGAAGCTGATCCCTACGTTCAAGACCTTTGGTTATCCGGGATTAGGTGGCCCAGAACTTCAGACTGAAACTACTCTCGACATTAAGAGGATGGTCACAAATTTCACCAAGGTCAGCTACTCAGGCTACTCCGGTGTCTCTTTTCCTGAAGCGCACAACGGTCTGGGCGCTCGAAATCTGATCTTCATCCTTCTTCAATTGGTCACTTTCTACCGCAGCTACCGAGCATCGACACCTGCGCCTGGTATCCAAGTCATTTGCATCGAAGAGCCAGAGGCACACCTTCATCCTCAAATGCAGGAAGTCTTCATCAAACAGCTATCGAAACTGACAACTGAATTGAACCAAGGCGCACAAGACGATCCGTGGCCCGTCCAGTTCATCGTCTCGACACATTCTTCGCATGTTGCAAATGCCGCCGGTTTTGAGAACATTCGGTATTTCATGGCTTCGCAAGTTGGAAACATAC carries:
- a CDS encoding error-prone DNA polymerase → MTNRYVELHANSAFSFLEGGSQPEALAERAFALEMPAMALMDRNGFYGSARFHKIAEENGIKAHVGAEVSVSALGNRLAPPIWTPHQHLAEPSRLALLCETREGYQNLCQLITRFKMRESTKQEGSAKLADVEEYSKGLVCLTGGDEGPLAAALMTGGEAAGREAVERLVRIFGRSNVYVEVQRHRERTQEWRNQAALRIAESLRLPVLATNGVRYATKYDREIADLFTAIRHHTPLDHAGRLLAINNQRHLRPAERMVSLFRDIPGAVENTVELSSRLDFQLSKLGYEFPRYPVPDGESMDSFLAKRVAEGVARRYGPKRDAGLLERAKKQVAHELALIEKLGFAGYFLIVWDIVEYCKKHGILIQGRGSAANSAVCYALEITAIDPVGMELLFERFLSESRGEWPDIDLDLPSEERREQAIQYVYERYGRLGAAMTANVITYRGKSAAREVGKSLGFDPESLQRLSGLVANYEWKGPNDTMARSFQNAGFDVEHPRIAKYLELCMRVQDFPRHLGQHSGGMVICQGQLDKVVPLERASMPGRTVVQWDKEDCANLGIIKVDLLGLGMMAVLKDCLSLVPEHHGEQLDLAQLPEDEEVYRTLQRADTIGMFQVESRAQMSSLPRNRPEKFYDLVVQVAIIRPGPIVGKMMHPYMRRRQRQEEVTYPHPSLESTLKRTLGVPLFQEQLLRMAMVVANFTGSEAEELRRAVGMRRSWERMKNLEGRLRDGMTANGLDIETQETIIQNISSFALYGFPESHAASFALIAYASAYIKVKYLAAFTCAMMNNQPMGFYSPSVIIEDARRHGLRVKPIDIQVSDWPCTIEHEDDRSLSLRLGLGYVRGLRSQCAEATVRARSSGLFRSVDDLVLRVPRLNRKELSLLANVGALNSLDGVEHRRDALWQIERAGKPEGPLLMQQSELLREDSPEIPLQPMSAEERLVADYAVSSVTTGPHPMSFRREELRRRGYLRAADLAQRPHGSYVRTAGLAIVKQRPGTASGVVFLSVADETGVFNVFVAPDFFERNRRLITTAKFLAVEGPLQKEGPIIHVMAKSLKELSAESQAGRLQVTSHDFH
- a CDS encoding ATP-dependent endonuclease, with the translated sequence MYIGKIAIRNFRLLAKVELGLEEQTTVVVGRNNSGKTSMSEVLRRFLDKDKSIFQLEDFSSACYDCFCEAYDKHKAGEADEDVRKIIPHIELRLTFKYDLDKPYNLLSDFIIDVNETADTAVAVVRYELKGGSITPFFADLPDAPLTEENRGAYFRDLRTRLPQFYEFKVFAEDPSDPENTRSMSLSTLQGLIHTGFINAQRGLDGATSKDTEVLGRILEGLFTNASSPNANTTERVIAEALKEAVAEIQDKLDTNFAGELKKLIPTFKTFGYPGLGGPELQTETTLDIKRMVTNFTKVSYSGYSGVSFPEAHNGLGARNLIFILLQLVTFYRSYRASTPAPGIQVICIEEPEAHLHPQMQEVFIKQLSKLTTELNQGAQDDPWPVQFIVSTHSSHVANAAGFENIRYFMASQVGNIPNVLHTKVKDLRIGMQALDPDASTFLQQYLTLTRCDLFFADKAVLVEGLSERLMFPSFVKQLEMLQPALPKLSTQYLTVLEVGGAYAHLFFDLLEFLELPSLVLTDLDSVGPPHNNACAVHVGTATSNGCIKSWFEDDHALATLIAKTNDEKVSGGRRIAYQVSEVAGGPCGRTFEDAFILANATLFGLTGANNAELEINAREIASGEKKSTFALKYAIQEKGWSVPRYVREGLAWLAERQAYLDPDPQLQMLAEATVAVPEAVTLAAVQGEADAEN